In the Danaus plexippus chromosome 4, MEX_DaPlex, whole genome shotgun sequence genome, one interval contains:
- the LOC116768818 gene encoding putative fatty acyl-CoA reductase CG5065 encodes MYPKIAESYDGQSVFMTGGTGFLGKVLLEKLLYSCPGINKVYLLVREKQNATVQQRIQKLIEEPLFARLREERPEALEKISPIAGDISEPKLAIKTEDEQLLAEEVSIVFHVAATIKFNEPLDVAMNVNVAGTGRVLNLAQKMKNIKAFVYVSTAYSNTDRKIVEEVIYPAPASLNEVKKLLEIGITEEQVKELIKGRPNTYTFTKALAENLVADNHGNIPAVIIRPSIVTSSKVEPVVGWIDNWFGASALLTTISKGLNRVILSDSENSLDLIPVDYVSNLTIVAAARCECSKNVTVYNCCTSGNNPIKMGHLAKLIIADSKEHKFNDVPMPTIHFTQYKWVLILVTLLFQTIPAYIADLFLLLTGKKTRYTKIQAKVLFIRDTLEFFTSNNWSIRAPQTIALANSLSSSDRILFPFNPTEIVWNEYIPTYCQGIRQYLCKK; translated from the exons ATGTATCCGAAGATTGCGGAATCATACGACGGACAGTCTGTTTTCATGACTGGAGGCACAGGATTCCTTGGAAAA GTGCTCTTGGAAAAGTTACTATACAGCTGTCCCGGAATCAATAAAGTATATCTGTTAGTAAGAGAAAAGCAAAATGCCACAGTGCAGCAaagaatacaaaaacttatagAGGAACCG CTGTTTGCGAGATTGAGAGAAGAAAGACCTGAGGCCCTAGAAAAAATATCACCGATCGCGGGTGATATTTCGGAACCAAAACTCGCTATCAAAACTGAAGATGAACAGCTTCTGGCTGAAGAG GTTTCGATAGTGTTCCACGTGGCGGCTACGATAAAGTTCAATGAACCGCTGGATGTGGCTATGAATGTCAATGTGGCTGGGACGGGACGCGTGTTAAATTTGGCccaaaaaatgaaaaatattaag GCTTTCGTCTATGTGTCTACTGCGTACTCCAATACTGACAGAAAAATTGTCGAGGAAGTAATATACCCCGCTCCAGCCTCCCTAAATGaagtcaaaaaattattagaaattggCATCACAGAGGAACAAGTCAAGGAGCTTATAA AGGGACGACCAAATACGTATACATTCACTAAAGCTTTGGCAGAAAACCTGGTTGCTGATAACCACGGAAATATTCCCGCAGTCATCATTAGACCATCCATtg taACATCTAGTAAAGTTGAACCTGTAGTCGGCTGGATAGATAATTGGTTCGGAGCGTCGGCGTTATTGACTACAATATCAAAAGGCTTAAACCGAGTCATACTCTCCGATTCCGAAAATTCACTTGACCTTATACCAGTTGACTATGTTTCCAATCTGACCATAGTAGCTGCTGCGAGATGCGAAtg CTCCAAAAATGTAACAGTCTATAACTGTTGCACGAGTGGGAACAATCCAATCAAAATGGGCCATCtcgcaaaattaataattgcagACAGTAAAGAACATAAATTTA aTGATGTTCCAATGCCAACGATACATTTCACACAATATAAATGGGTATTAATACTGGTAACACTGCTATTTCAAACAATACCAGCGTACATAGCAGACTTGTTTTTACTACTCACAGGGAAGAAAACAAG gtaCACAAAAATCCAGgccaaagtattatttattcgtGATACATTGGAATTTTTCACATCGAACAACTGGTCTATACGTGCACCTCAAACTATTGCTTTGGCGAATTCTTTGTCATCGTCTGATAGAATTCTCTTCCCTTTCAACCCTACCGAAATAGTTTGGAATGAATACATCCCTACCTACTGCCAAGGAATACGACAATatttatgcaaaaaataa